Proteins encoded in a region of the Populus alba chromosome 13, ASM523922v2, whole genome shotgun sequence genome:
- the LOC118035522 gene encoding uncharacterized protein translates to MTTRYVQQRTSIFLSFLFLLFPAVLSQLSSNQTSIMVNLSKVLNFSNASWDATRDPCSWKGVTCSSGNSSVTGLFLSMFGLSNSNSLSDVCKIETLQSLDLSKNRLSLIPVDFVNDCGRIDGLKLLNISINKLAGPLPTFNGFVGLESLDLSFNFLSGNVSPQLDGLLALKSLNLSFNKFSGPLPVNVGKSLHLESLQLSTNHFQRSIPQDIANCQNLTEIDFSGNVLDGSIPSRIGNLTKLRVLILSSNNLSGEIPANISNIPTLFRFAANQNEFVGKIPSGITRYLSLFDLSFNKLRGPIPADILSQSKLRLVDLSYNHLDGSIPSSISASLLRLRLGGNKLSGSIPSSFGTLEKLTYLELDSNSLTGAIPPELGSCHSLALLNLAQNYLEGSVPSGLGNLNDLQVLKLQHNNLSGEIPSEITRLQNLSILNISWNSLTGSIPSSISNLQSLAFLNLQCNKLQGPIPATVNSMNYLLELQLGQNQLNGTIPLMPVKLQISLNLSSNLFQGSIPYTLSRLKDLEVLDLSNNNFSGEIPNSLTEMESLNQLILSNNQLSGVIPGFRPFVSLSASGNAGLRNKTATITPQESPKKGKSVAVPVVLAVVAAVLAVGAVSIIVVSLSRRFLKVNNQQSQSGEELPPPQVIDGILLTTNGIHRSSIDFTKTMEIAADPLNIELKTRFSTYYKATMPSGARYFVKKLNWSDKIFQLGSHHKFGQELEDLGKLSNSNVMTPLAYVLSMDSAYLFYEYAEKGTLFYVLHGKLGNALDWASRYSIAVGVAQGLTFLHGCTSGPILLLDLSSQNIFLKSLKEPLVGDIELHKVIDPTKSTGSLSTVAGSVGYIPPEYAYTMRVTMAGNVYSFGVVLLELLTGKPAVSEGTELAKWVLSKSTQQDKWDHILDYNIRRTSPAVKGQMLAVLKIAVSCVSVSTAARPKMKSVLRMILNAR, encoded by the exons ATGACAACAAGGTATGTGCAGCAAAGAACCTctattttcttgtcttttttgttcttgttatttCCTGCGGTGCTCTCTCAACTATCCTCAAACCAAACCAGCATCATGGTCAATCTGTCTAAGGTCCTTAACTTTTCTAATGCTTCATGGGATGCTACTAGAGACCCATGTTCTTGGAAGGGAGTTACATGTAGCTCTGGTAACTCATCAGTAACTGGTCTTTTTCTATCTATGTTTGGTCTCTCCAACTCTAATTCCTTGTCTGATGTTTGCAAGATTGAAACTTTACAGTCCCTTGATCTTTCTAAAAACCGTTTGAGCTTAATCCCAGTTGATTTCGTCAATGATTGTGGAAGGATTGATGGGCTAAAGTTGTTGAATATTAGCATAAATAAATTAGCTGGTCCTTTGCCAACTTTTAACGGTTTTGTTGGGTTAGAATCTTTGGActtgtctttcaattttttgtCTGGTAATGTTAGTCCACAGTTAGATGGATTGCTTGCACTCAAAAGCTTGAATCTTAGTTTCAATAAGTTCAGTGGTCCTCTTCCTGTAAACGTTGGAAAGTCCTTGCACTTGGAGAGTCTACAGCTCTCTACGAATCATTTCCAACGTAGTATCCCTCAAGATATCGCGAATTGTCAGAACTTGACCGAGATTGATTTTAGTGGAAATGTTCTTGATGGGTCTATTCCTTCTAGGATTGGAAATCTCACAAAGTTGAGGGTTTTGATTTTGTCTTCCAATAATTTGAGTGGAGAAATCCCAGCAAACATTTCAAATATTCCAACCTTGTTTCGATTTGCAGCAAATCAAAACGAGTTTGTTGGTAAAATTCCCAGTGGAATTACAAGATATCTTAGTTTGTTCGATCTTAGTTTCAATAAGTTAAGAGGGCCTATTCCAGCAGACATTTTGTCACAGTCGAAATTGCGGCTTGTGGATTTGTCTTACAATCATTTAGATGGTTCAATACCTTCGAGTATATCCGCAAGCTTGCTTAGATTGAGATTGGGAGGAAACAAGCTCAGTGGCTCGATACCTTCTTCATTTGGGACACTTGAGAAGTTGACTTACTTGGAGCTGGATAGCAATAGTTTGACTGGTGCGATACCTCCTGAGTTGGGTTCTTGCCATAGTTTGGCACTGTTGAATTTGGCACAGAATTACCTTGAAGGATCTGTACCTTCAGGATTGGGAAATCTCAACGATCTTCAAGTTTTGAAGCTTCAGCACAACAACTTGTCTGGAGAAATCCCTTCAGAGATCACTCGATTACAGAACTTATCAATCTTGAACATCAGCTGGAATTCGCTTACTGGTTCAATACCGTCTTCAATTTCAAACTTGCAAAGCCTTGCTTTCTTGAACTTGCAATGCAACAAGCTTCAGGGTCCAATACCTGCCACTGTCAACAGTATGAACTATCTGTTAGAACTCCAACTTGGGCAAAATCAACTAAATGGAACGATTCCATTGATGCCAGTCAAATTGCAGATTTCCTTGAATCTCAGCAGCAACCTCTTTCAAGGATCTATTCCATACACCCTTTCTCGACTAAAGGACTTGGAAGTTTTGGATCTCTCAAACAACAATTTCTCGGGCGAGATTCCCAACTCTCTTACTGAAATGGAATCCCTAAATCAGTTGATACTCTCAAACAATCAGCTTTCTGGAGTCATCCCAGGGTTCAGACCATTTGTGTCTTTAAGTGCAAGCGGAAATGCAGGACTTAGAAACAAGACAGCAACAATAACTCCCCAAGAATCCCCAAAGAAGGGGAAATCAGTTGCTGTACCGGTTGTGCTTGCAGTTGTTGCTGCTGTTCTTGCTGTTGGAGCTGTCTCGATTATTGTTGTATCATTATCCAGACGCTTTCTCAAGGTTAACAATCAGCAGTCACAATCAGGGGAAGAGCTTCCGCCTCCTCAAGTAATCGATGGCATTCTGTTGACTACAAATGGAATTCACAGGTCTAGCATCGACTTCACCAAAACCATGGAAATAGCTGCTGATCCATTGAACATTGAGTTGAAGACTAGGTTTTCAACATACTATAAGGCCACCATGCCTTCTGGAGCACGCTACTTTGTCAAGAAGCTCAACTGGAGCGACAAGATATTCCAATTGGGTAGCCATCATAAATTCGGACAAGAGCTGGAAGATTTAGGGAAACTGAGCAATTCCAATGTCATGACTCCTTTGGCCTATGTATTGAGCATGGACAGTGCTTATCTCTTCTATGAATACGCAGAAAAGGGTACCCTTTTTTATGTTCTTCATGGTAAACTGGGAAATGCTTTGGACTGGGCAAGCCGTTACAGTATAGCAGTTGGAGTTGCTCAGGGCCTTACCTTTCTTCATGGATGCACCTCTGGTCCGATTCTCCTCCTCGACCTTTCAAGCCAAAACATTTTCCTCAAGTCTCTGAAGGAGCCTCTCGTAGGAGACATTGAGCTCCACAAAGTGATTGATCCAACAAAGAGCACTGGCAGCCTTTCGACCGTCGCTGGCTCCGTCGGCTATATTCCACCAG AGTATGCATACACAATGAGGGTGACAATGGCTGGGAATGTATATAGCTTTGGGGTCGTTCTACTGGAGTTGCTGACAGGAAAGCCAGCAGTAAGTGAGGGAACTGAACTAGCCAAGTGGGTCTTAAGTAAGTCAACACAGCAAGACAAGTGGGATCACATCCTCGATTATAACATCAGAAGGACTTCACCTGCTGTCAAAGGCCAGATGCTTGCAGTCCTTAAGATTGCCGTTAGTTGCGTTAGTGTTTCCACAGCAGCAAGGCCAAAGATGAAGAGCGTGTTAAGGATGATCCTCAATGCACGATGA
- the LOC118035521 gene encoding LOW QUALITY PROTEIN: dihydrolipoyllysine-residue acetyltransferase component 5 of pyruvate dehydrogenase complex, chloroplastic (The sequence of the model RefSeq protein was modified relative to this genomic sequence to represent the inferred CDS: deleted 2 bases in 1 codon) codes for MALFLQTTFLTSSSSLRQKPCLSSWASHISTSRTRTRVHAKIREIFMPALSSTMTEGKIVSWVRSEGDKLSKGESVVVVESDKADMDVETFYDGYLAAIMVEEGGVAAVGSAIALLAESLEEIEEAKSKAASSSGYISSPAAAAAPVSESTTGSGAVEKAVVVAPPSPSVVASAVHPASEGGKRVVASPYAKKLAKDLKVDLGRVIGSGPNGRIVAKDVEAAAAVAAELGSPAAKVSAAPAVQAPPGIELGSVVPFTTMQGAVCRNMVESLSVPTFRVGYTITTDALDALYKKVKSKGVTMTALLAKATALALVKHPVINSSCRDGNSFTYNSNINIAVAVAIDGGLITPVLQDADKVDIYSLSRKWKELVDKARAKQLQPQEYNTGTFTLSNLGMFGVDRFDAILPPGTGAIMAVGASQPTVVGTKDGRIGMKNQMQVNVTADHRVIYGADLAAFLQTLAKIIEDPKDLTF; via the exons ATGGCTCTCTTTCTCCAAACCACATTTCTTActtcctcctcttctcttcGCCAAAAACCCTGTCTTTCTTCCTGGGCTTCCCACATTTCCACTTCAAGAACCCGCACCCGCGTTCATGCCAAGATCCGCGAAATCTTCATGCCTGCTTTGAGCTCTACTATGACTGAAGGCAAGATTGTTTCTTGGGTCAGGTCCGAAGGTGATAAGCTTtctaaaggtgaaagtgttgttgttgttgaatcCGACAAGGCTGACATGGACGTTGAGACTTTCTATGATGGTTACTTGGCTGCCATCATGGTCGAGGAAGGTGGTGTTGCTGCCGTTGGATCGGCTATTGCTTTGTTAGCTGAATCCCTGGAGGAAATTGAAGAGGCCAAGTCTAAAGCTGCTTCCTCTTCG GGCTACATCTCCAGcccggcggcggcggcggctcCGGTTTCGGAATCCACCACTGGTTCTGGGGCTGTTGAGAAGGCAGTCGTGGTGGCGCCACCGTCTCCGTCGGTGGTGGCATCGGCGGTGCATCCGGCGTCGGAGGGAGGGAAGAGGGTGGTGGCGTCGCCGTATGCCAAGAAGCTCGCGAAGGATTTGAAGGTGGATTTGGGGAGAGTGATAGGGAGTGGGCCTAATGGCAGAATTGTGGCCAAGGACGTTGAGGCTGCTGCTGCAGTGGCTGCTGAATTGGGTTCCCCAGCAGCGAAGGTTTCGGCGGCACCTGCTGTGCAGGCACCGCCCGGGATTGAGTTGGGATCGGTGGTGCCTTTTACGACGATGCAAGGGGCAGTATGTAGGAATATGGTGGAGAGCTTGTCAGTGCCTACATTTAGAGTTGGGTATACTATTACTACTGATGCACTTGATGCTCTCTACAAGAAG GTCAAGTCCAAGGGAGTGACAATGACAGCATTGCTTGCAAAGGCAACCGCACTGGCATTGGTTAAGCATCCAGTAATAAACTCTAGTTGCCGAGATGGTAATAGCTTTACATATAATAGTAACATCAACATTGCAGTTGCTGTGGCTATTGATGGTGGCTTGATTACACCTGTGCTTCAAGATGCTGACAAG GTTGACATTTACTCTCTGTCAAGAAAATGGAAGGAGTTAGTTGACAAGGCCCGAGCCAAGCAACTGCAACCTCAAGAATACAACACGG GCACGTTCACACTGTCTAACCTGGGAATGTTTGGTGTGGATCGATTTGATGCCATTCTGCCTCCTGGAACT GGAGCAATTATGGCCGTCGGAGCATCACAGCCAACTGTTGTAGGTACCAAGGATGGCCGGATTGGTATGAAGAACCAGATGCAG GTGAATGTTACAGCTGATCATCGAGTAATCTATGGTGCTGATCTGGCTGCCTTCTTGCAAACACTGGCAAAGATTATTGAGGACCCCAAAGACCTTACCTTCTAA
- the LOC118035518 gene encoding uncharacterized protein encodes MMKMVEIAVPTNLHIKATLTFNPSASISTWNLRKKPRETTKRKLVAVFASISSSSSSSSSHDTIGEELWPRSELCGSNKEKRASKKRVFFLDVNPLCYAGSTPSLHSFAHWISLFFSQVSLTDPVIAVLDGDGGSEHRRQLLPSYKAHRRKFSRKSSAPKKYPAERSHVVMDVLTKCNVPVVKIEGHEADDVVATLAGQVLQNGHKVVIASPDKDFKQLISEDVQIVLPIAELNRWSFYTLKHYISQYNCDPCSDLSLRCIMGDEVDGVPGIQNVAPGFGRKTALKLLKKHGSLQNLLDAAAVRTVGKQYAQDALTKHSDYLRRNYEILALRRDVDVQLKEEWLVERDRCNDSIILSNFFKLLEQSKRPAYQSVSHSKID; translated from the exons ATGATGAAGATGGTAGAAATCGCCGTGCCCACCAACCTCCACATCAAAGCCACTCTCACTTTTAACCCTTCTGCTTCCATCTCAACATGGAATCTAAGAAAGAAACCAAGGGAAACAACTAAAAGGAAACTTGTTGCTGTTTTTgcttccatttcttcttcttcttcttcttcttcttctcatgaCACCATTGGTGAGGAATTGTGGCCAAGGAGTGAACTTTGTGGGAGTAACAAGGAAAAGAGAGCAAGCAAGAAAAGGGTATTCTTTTTGGACGTGAACCCACTTTGTTATGCAGGAAGTACACCTAGCTTGCATTCTTTTGCTCACTGgatctctcttttcttctctcaagTTAGCCTCACTGACCCTGTTATTGCT GTTCTTGATGGAGATGGAGGAAGTGAGCATCGTAGACAGTTGTTACCTTCGTATAAAGCACATAGGAGGAAATTCTCAAGAAAATCATCAGCACCGAAGAAATATCCTGCTGAAAGGTCTCATGTTGTCATGGATGTTCTTACAAAATGCAATGTTCCA GTTGTAAAAATTGAAGGTCATGAAGCAGATGATGTTGTTGCGACACTTGCAGGACAAGTTCTACAAAACGGACATAAAGTGGTTATTGCCTCTCCTGATAAAGATTTCAAGCAGCTTATTTCTGAAGATGTACAGATTGTTTTGCCTATTGCAGAGTTAAATAGATGGTCCTTTTACACCCTAAAGCACTACATCTCTCAGTATAATTGTGATCCGTGCTCTGATCTGAGCCTTA GATGCATTATGGGTGATGAGGTTGATGGTGTACCTGGGATACAAAATGTGGCTCCTGGATTCGGTCGAAAGACTGCTCTAAAGCTTTTGAAAAAGCATGGTTCATTACAAAATTTACTAGATGCAGCAGCAGTACGAACTGTGGGTAAACAATACGCTCAAGATGCCTTAACAAAGCATTCTGATTACCTGCGAAGGAATTATGAAATTCTTGCACTGAGGAG GGACGTTGATGTTCAGCTAAAAGAGGAATGGTTGGTTGAAAGAGACAGATGCAatgattcaattattttatccaACTTCTTCAAGTTGTTGGAACAAAGCAAAAGACCTGCCTACCAAAGTGTTTCACATTCTAAAATTGATTAA